The Streptomyces luteogriseus genome includes a window with the following:
- a CDS encoding twin-arginine translocase TatA/TatE family subunit, with protein MFGLSELAIILIVVIAVIGMKKLPELTRSAGKAARILKAEARAAKDEEAGTAPAPRVVQGEVVPPGTGTTPPGARPAGAPDHP; from the coding sequence ATGTTCGGACTGAGCGAGCTCGCGATCATTCTCATCGTCGTCATAGCCGTCATCGGGATGAAGAAGCTCCCCGAGCTGACCCGCTCGGCCGGCAAGGCGGCCCGCATCCTCAAGGCCGAGGCCCGCGCGGCGAAGGACGAGGAGGCCGGGACGGCCCCCGCGCCGCGGGTGGTCCAGGGCGAGGTCGTCCCGCCGGGCACCGGCACCACCCCGCCCGGTGCCCGGCCGGCGGGCGCCCCGGACCACCCCTGA
- a CDS encoding TerD family protein, with amino-acid sequence MGVSLSKGGNVSLSKEAPGLTAVLVGLGWDVRTTTGTDYDLDASALLLDASGKVPSDQHFVFYNQLKSPDGSVEHTGDNLTGEGEGDDESVKVNLAAVPAEIEKIVFPVSIHDAENRGQSFGQVRNAFIRVVNQAGGQEIARYDLSEDASTETAMVFGELYRHGTEWKFRAVGQGYASGLAGIASDFGVNV; translated from the coding sequence GTGGGAGTTTCCCTGTCCAAGGGCGGCAACGTCTCGCTCAGCAAGGAGGCGCCCGGCCTCACCGCCGTCCTGGTCGGCCTGGGCTGGGACGTGCGCACGACCACCGGCACCGACTACGACCTCGACGCTTCCGCCCTGCTCCTCGACGCCTCCGGCAAGGTTCCGTCGGACCAGCACTTCGTCTTCTACAACCAGCTCAAGAGCCCGGACGGTTCGGTCGAGCACACCGGCGACAACCTCACCGGTGAGGGCGAGGGCGACGACGAGTCCGTCAAGGTGAACCTCGCCGCCGTGCCCGCCGAGATCGAGAAGATCGTGTTCCCGGTGTCCATCCACGACGCCGAGAACCGCGGCCAGAGCTTCGGGCAGGTCCGCAACGCCTTCATCCGGGTCGTCAACCAGGCGGGCGGCCAGGAGATCGCCCGCTACGACTTGTCCGAGGACGCCTCCACCGAGACGGCGATGGTCTTCGGCGAGCTCTACCGGCACGGCACCGAGTGGAAGTTCCGCGCCGTCGGCCAGGGCTACGCCTCGGGCCTGGCCGGCATCGCCTCCGATTTCGGCGTCAACGTCTGA
- a CDS encoding BlaI/MecI/CopY family transcriptional regulator, with protein sequence MTDPGQRPRRGQGELEALVLSALREADGPATAGWVQERLGGDLAYTTVITILTRLLGKGAVTRERVGRSFAWTPDSDQAGLAARKMRKVLDAESDRGAVLASFVTGLGPDEERLLRDLLDQARGEGED encoded by the coding sequence GTGACGGATCCCGGGCAGCGTCCCCGGCGGGGACAGGGTGAGCTGGAGGCGCTGGTGCTGTCGGCGCTGCGGGAGGCGGACGGCCCCGCCACGGCCGGCTGGGTGCAGGAACGCCTCGGCGGCGACCTCGCGTACACGACGGTGATCACGATCCTGACCCGGCTCCTGGGCAAGGGCGCGGTCACCCGGGAGCGGGTCGGCCGGTCCTTCGCCTGGACACCGGACTCGGACCAGGCGGGCCTGGCCGCCCGGAAGATGCGCAAGGTGCTGGACGCCGAGAGCGACCGCGGGGCCGTACTGGCCAGCTTCGTCACCGGCCTCGGCCCCGACGAGGAGCGGCTGCTGCGCGATCTGCTGGATCAGGCCCGGGGCGAAGGGGAAGACTGA
- a CDS encoding M56 family metallopeptidase, translated as MGVFVFLPLILPLTAWPVARLAEQHLHPRTATRLLTVLAVVLALCSTVCLALVMVVGTAQLPGNPLPDGWSDPEVRAAVPYDEVVGKAAIPALCAVVVACARTLRRHGRVRRQAHLALAGLRGTEVAVLPDAVPYAYALPPGGRRAGGGVSRAGAGRGRVVVTTALLDRLRPGERRALFAHERAHLAARHDRFLLAVQLAARANPFLRPLRSAVAYTAERWADEEAARAIGSRRTVARAIGTAALVSRGTPLPTLAGLAAPGPVPRRVAALLGPAPAVHDWPPVFTAVGLAAWCAAAGTAVSAMSSANAAVTMFLILHAATPL; from the coding sequence ATGGGGGTCTTCGTCTTTCTGCCTCTGATCCTTCCGCTCACGGCCTGGCCGGTCGCACGCCTCGCCGAACAGCATCTGCATCCGCGGACCGCGACCCGGCTGCTGACGGTGCTGGCCGTGGTGCTGGCGCTGTGCAGCACCGTGTGCCTGGCGCTGGTGATGGTGGTCGGCACCGCCCAACTGCCCGGCAACCCCTTGCCCGACGGCTGGTCCGACCCCGAGGTGCGGGCGGCGGTGCCCTACGACGAGGTCGTGGGCAAGGCCGCGATTCCCGCGCTGTGCGCGGTGGTGGTGGCCTGCGCCCGGACGCTGAGGCGGCACGGGCGGGTGCGCCGCCAGGCGCATCTGGCCCTGGCGGGGCTGCGGGGGACGGAGGTGGCGGTGCTGCCCGACGCCGTGCCCTACGCGTACGCGCTGCCGCCCGGCGGACGCCGGGCCGGGGGTGGGGTGTCGCGGGCCGGCGCCGGGCGCGGCCGGGTCGTGGTGACCACGGCCCTGCTGGACCGGCTCCGGCCGGGCGAACGGCGGGCGCTGTTCGCCCACGAGCGGGCGCACCTGGCCGCACGCCACGACCGCTTCCTGCTCGCCGTGCAGCTGGCCGCCCGCGCCAACCCGTTCCTGCGGCCGCTGCGCTCCGCCGTGGCCTACACGGCGGAGCGGTGGGCGGACGAGGAGGCGGCCCGGGCGATCGGCAGCCGCCGCACCGTGGCGAGGGCGATCGGCACGGCCGCGCTCGTCTCGCGGGGCACCCCGCTGCCCACGCTCGCGGGACTCGCCGCTCCCGGCCCGGTGCCCCGCCGGGTGGCGGCCCTGCTGGGCCCGGCCCCCGCCGTGCACGACTGGCCGCCGGTGTTCACGGCGGTCGGGCTGGCCGCGTGGTGCGCGGCGGCGGGTACAGCCGTCTCGGCGATGTCGTCCGCGAACGCGGCCGTGACGATGTTCCTCATCCTGCACGCGGCGACACCGCTCTGA
- a CDS encoding CBM35 domain-containing protein: MAATLPAAGPAAAAADPQRLTVDLGASEGRVMLGANGSLYGLSDDGVPSDAVMEPLKITSISQKPEGGAQHPNGDALTVSKSFFRAGGGEINVMMQDIYAKWPYEDLGIDDYLPKVDKIVKEISAAPNSDRFVYIPFNEPDQIWYKLDVQDQAQYEKNRDRFFRDWKTVYQRIRAIDPDARIAGPNEAAYHSRLLKDFLAFTQRENVLPQVMTWHELGSGSLRDFQAHYDDYRGLEREAGVAPLKINIDEYANRRDLSVPGQLVQWVSMFERNKVYANMAYWDAAGNLSGHVVRSNIPNGGWWLFRWYAGLTGNTVKVTPPRPNTVDTLQGLASLDASRRQAQVLLGGADGDSDVVVQRVPRSVFGRTVTATVAEAAWSGYEGKHAAPRVLARTKVKVSDDGSVTVPLRGLHKMSAYRIVLTPGGSGTPSAATVPWSASYEAEDAAITDGKVYTQGTVSNANGYAASGTKDVGSLNQPGSKVAFTVNVPEDGTYDLGILYGNQSGGPATQKLIVDGADPVTVTYPSTENWTYRAKKDVGVRLTAGTHRLVLSKGDAEVTLDRIDLTVRTGAAGASYEATLADISGTPSYDYSSSAGVGTGALVLRSGDKAVFDVYAPRDGYYTVIPRASAAVKLALHGESVTAAPGRPLRLYLVAGNNRVAMTSGHSAVRSLDVSGDGSGDGSASGTLSYEGASATLTGGAKLVDSPHASAGSYIGWLGNSPSSTAEFTVDAPRSGRFMLVVHYAHNDRRDNGHAYNTDIMSRTADIGVGSAAPRKVTFKNTWSWDDYWTVGIPVDLAKGANKVTFGNAAAWAPNIDRIELGRVVG, translated from the coding sequence ATGGCAGCCACCCTCCCCGCGGCAGGTCCCGCGGCAGCCGCAGCCGACCCGCAACGCCTCACCGTCGACCTGGGCGCGTCCGAGGGCCGGGTGATGCTCGGCGCCAACGGCTCCCTCTACGGGCTCAGTGACGACGGGGTGCCCAGTGACGCCGTGATGGAGCCCCTGAAGATCACCAGCATCTCGCAGAAGCCGGAGGGCGGCGCCCAGCACCCCAACGGGGACGCGCTCACCGTCTCCAAGTCGTTCTTCCGCGCCGGTGGCGGCGAGATCAACGTGATGATGCAGGACATCTACGCGAAGTGGCCGTACGAGGACCTCGGCATCGACGACTACCTGCCCAAGGTCGACAAGATCGTCAAGGAGATATCGGCCGCCCCGAACAGCGACCGCTTCGTCTACATCCCGTTCAACGAGCCCGACCAGATCTGGTACAAGCTCGACGTCCAGGATCAGGCGCAGTACGAGAAGAACCGCGACCGATTCTTCCGGGACTGGAAGACGGTGTACCAGCGCATCCGCGCGATCGATCCGGACGCGCGGATCGCCGGTCCCAACGAGGCCGCGTACCACTCGCGTCTGCTGAAGGACTTCCTCGCGTTCACCCAGCGGGAGAACGTGCTGCCCCAGGTGATGACCTGGCACGAACTCGGCTCGGGCTCCCTGCGCGACTTCCAGGCGCACTACGACGACTACCGCGGGCTGGAGCGCGAGGCGGGCGTCGCCCCGCTGAAGATCAATATCGACGAGTACGCCAACCGCCGCGACCTGTCCGTGCCCGGCCAGCTGGTGCAGTGGGTGTCGATGTTCGAGCGCAACAAGGTGTACGCCAACATGGCGTACTGGGACGCCGCCGGGAATCTCAGCGGCCATGTGGTGCGCTCGAACATCCCCAACGGCGGCTGGTGGCTGTTCCGCTGGTACGCGGGCCTGACCGGGAACACCGTGAAGGTGACGCCGCCGCGGCCGAACACCGTCGACACCCTGCAGGGACTCGCCTCCCTGGACGCCTCCCGCCGCCAGGCGCAGGTACTGCTCGGGGGCGCGGACGGCGATTCGGACGTGGTCGTGCAGCGCGTCCCCCGGTCCGTGTTCGGCCGTACGGTCACGGCGACCGTCGCCGAGGCCGCCTGGTCGGGGTACGAGGGGAAGCACGCGGCGCCGCGGGTCCTGGCGCGCACCAAGGTGAAGGTCTCGGACGACGGTTCGGTGACCGTACCGCTGCGCGGCCTGCACAAGATGTCGGCGTACCGGATCGTCCTCACCCCGGGCGGCTCGGGCACCCCGTCCGCCGCCACCGTCCCCTGGTCGGCGTCGTACGAGGCCGAGGACGCGGCCATCACCGACGGCAAGGTCTACACCCAGGGCACCGTGAGCAACGCCAACGGCTACGCGGCCTCCGGCACCAAGGACGTCGGCTCCCTCAACCAACCCGGCAGCAAGGTCGCCTTCACGGTGAACGTGCCGGAGGACGGCACCTACGACCTGGGGATCCTGTACGGCAACCAGTCCGGCGGGCCCGCGACGCAGAAGCTGATCGTCGACGGCGCCGACCCGGTGACGGTCACCTACCCCTCCACGGAGAACTGGACCTACCGCGCCAAGAAGGACGTCGGCGTCCGGCTGACGGCGGGCACGCACCGGTTGGTGCTGTCCAAGGGCGACGCCGAGGTGACGCTCGACCGGATCGACCTGACGGTCCGCACCGGCGCGGCCGGCGCCTCGTACGAGGCCACCCTGGCGGACATCAGCGGCACACCGTCGTACGACTACTCGTCCTCGGCGGGCGTGGGCACGGGCGCCTTGGTCCTGCGCTCGGGTGACAAGGCCGTCTTCGACGTCTACGCCCCGCGCGACGGCTACTACACGGTGATCCCGCGGGCTTCGGCCGCGGTGAAGCTCGCGCTGCACGGTGAGAGCGTCACGGCGGCGCCCGGCCGCCCGCTGCGGCTGTACCTGGTCGCGGGCAACAACCGGGTCGCGATGACGTCGGGCCACTCCGCCGTCCGCTCCCTCGACGTCTCGGGTGACGGCTCGGGTGACGGCTCGGCCTCGGGCACCCTCTCCTACGAGGGCGCCTCGGCCACGCTCACGGGCGGCGCGAAGCTCGTCGACTCCCCGCACGCCTCCGCGGGTTCGTACATCGGGTGGCTGGGCAACAGCCCCTCCAGCACCGCCGAGTTCACGGTCGACGCCCCCAGGTCCGGCCGCTTCATGCTGGTCGTCCACTACGCCCACAACGACCGCCGGGACAACGGCCACGCCTACAACACGGACATCATGTCCCGTACGGCGGACATCGGGGTCGGGAGCGCCGCGCCGCGGAAGGTCACCTTCAAGAACACCTGGAGCTGGGACGACTACTGGACCGTCGGGATCCCGGTCGATCTGGCGAAGGGCGCGAACAAGGTGACGTTCGGCAACGCCGCCGCCTGGGCGCCGAACATCGACCGGATCGAACTGGGCCGCGTCGTGGGCTGA
- a CDS encoding carbohydrate ABC transporter permease, which yields MTPVWRYGRPALVLLLAGSAVGVPLWLVAVTSAKPQAEAIRPNLDPPGHWQPAANYADAVSEGEMLGGFLNSLLVVVPSVVLVLILGAGAAWVFARRKSRLVSAAYALCISGLLLPPAVITIVMELRQLGLAGTRPGMIAVYTGMYLSTSIFFMTGFIRAIPLELEEAARMDGAAPSRIFWRIVLPLLRPVIATATIMVMLYAWSDVFYAFFVLGGGDRAPLPLNLYQVASAQLYLENWHLVFAYVVVMSLPMVAVFLVGQRKIVSGITSGAVK from the coding sequence GTGACCCCGGTCTGGCGTTACGGGCGTCCCGCCCTGGTCCTGCTGCTGGCCGGGTCAGCCGTCGGCGTGCCGCTGTGGCTGGTCGCCGTCACCTCGGCCAAGCCGCAGGCGGAGGCCATCAGGCCGAACCTGGATCCGCCCGGGCACTGGCAGCCCGCCGCCAACTACGCGGACGCCGTCAGCGAGGGCGAGATGCTGGGCGGCTTCCTCAACTCGTTGCTGGTCGTGGTGCCTTCGGTGGTCCTGGTGCTGATCCTGGGCGCGGGCGCCGCCTGGGTGTTCGCGCGCCGGAAGTCGAGGCTGGTGTCGGCGGCGTACGCGCTGTGCATCAGCGGGCTGCTGCTGCCGCCGGCCGTCATCACCATCGTGATGGAGCTGCGCCAGCTGGGGCTTGCGGGCACCCGGCCCGGCATGATCGCCGTCTACACCGGCATGTACCTGTCGACGTCGATCTTCTTCATGACCGGCTTCATCCGCGCCATCCCGCTGGAGTTGGAGGAGGCGGCCCGGATGGACGGGGCGGCCCCGTCCCGGATCTTCTGGCGGATCGTCCTGCCCCTGCTCCGGCCGGTCATCGCCACCGCCACGATCATGGTGATGCTCTACGCCTGGAGCGACGTCTTCTACGCGTTCTTCGTCCTCGGCGGCGGAGACCGGGCGCCCCTGCCGCTCAACCTCTACCAGGTCGCCAGCGCCCAGCTCTACCTCGAGAACTGGCATCTCGTCTTCGCGTACGTCGTGGTGATGAGCCTGCCCATGGTCGCCGTGTTCCTCGTCGGCCAGCGAAAGATCGTGTCCGGAATCACCAGTGGAGCCGTCAAATGA
- a CDS encoding carbohydrate ABC transporter permease has translation MADTVVRTRRQPAAPGAPKGVGRLPRAAVHHPWWFALPAIAVFAGFFLVPNLLNFYYPFTDWSSYHADIAFTGLDNFRTITEDGSLPRAIRTTLVYALLAAVFQNGFGLVLALLLEDDSRFNRFFRVVFFLPVLISALATGYVFRALLDQKGAVNSVLGTDVPWLGSTTWTLVIVTLIHGWKWMGLSMLIYLAGLKGIPGDMLEAARIDGAGPWRTFWSVRWPMLAPAVTFNVTTALIGSMNTFDIVQATTGGGPAASTEVFNIYMFRIFGQGLYAQASAMSLVLFLVVVAVAIPLVVGLRRREQLL, from the coding sequence ATGGCGGACACGGTCGTACGTACACGCAGGCAGCCTGCCGCACCGGGCGCGCCCAAGGGCGTGGGGCGGCTTCCGCGCGCTGCCGTGCACCACCCCTGGTGGTTCGCGCTCCCCGCGATCGCGGTCTTCGCGGGCTTCTTCCTGGTGCCCAACCTGCTCAACTTCTACTACCCGTTCACCGACTGGTCCTCGTACCACGCGGACATCGCCTTCACGGGCCTGGACAACTTCAGGACGATCACCGAGGACGGCTCACTGCCGCGCGCGATCCGTACGACGCTGGTGTACGCGCTGCTGGCGGCGGTGTTCCAGAACGGTTTCGGGCTGGTGCTGGCGCTGCTGCTGGAGGACGACAGCCGCTTCAACCGGTTCTTCCGTGTGGTCTTCTTCCTGCCGGTGCTGATCTCGGCACTCGCGACCGGCTATGTCTTCCGGGCGCTCCTCGACCAGAAGGGTGCCGTCAACTCCGTGCTGGGCACGGACGTTCCGTGGCTGGGCTCGACGACCTGGACGCTGGTGATCGTCACCCTCATCCACGGCTGGAAGTGGATGGGCCTGTCCATGCTGATCTATCTGGCGGGGCTGAAGGGCATCCCCGGGGACATGCTCGAGGCCGCCCGGATCGACGGTGCCGGGCCGTGGCGGACGTTCTGGTCGGTGCGCTGGCCGATGCTCGCACCGGCCGTGACCTTCAACGTCACCACGGCGCTGATCGGTTCGATGAACACCTTCGACATCGTGCAGGCCACGACCGGCGGCGGGCCGGCCGCCTCCACGGAGGTCTTCAACATCTACATGTTCCGGATCTTCGGGCAGGGCCTGTACGCCCAGGCCTCCGCGATGAGCCTCGTGCTCTTCCTGGTCGTGGTCGCCGTGGCGATCCCGCTGGTCGTGGGGCTCCGGCGAAGGGAGCAGCTGCTGTGA